Below is a genomic region from Zerene cesonia ecotype Mississippi chromosome 6, Zerene_cesonia_1.1, whole genome shotgun sequence.
TGAcgattttgtatgtaatgacTTTTCATTTCTGAATAGGGGACTTTGATAGTTAtcgaaaagtaaatttaagcGAGATACCAAAACAATCGGTGTTTGTTAGGCGAAAAACATTGAAGCAATGTTAAGCAAATCGTATATTTATCGATTTGTGAAGAAATCGAGAGATTTGTCTGCttgaagataaatattataaatatattaaggcTGTTGTAATTTGTTGGTGTAAATGCTTGAAAAACGTGAATATAATTTTCgaacaaaatttttgtaatgcgTGCTCGAACTGTATTcgctgttatattattgtggtGTCGACTGACGTGTTGATAGCTTATAAGTATGTAATGTaccttcaaatattttatattatatattatcgtaTTCTATAATCGTATGTTTGATAGATTctcttaaaattgtaaatatgttttctcTACATACCAGAATATGATTCAGtccaaatttcaatgtttcTCCTCCGAATCGATTATGCTTGTTATTTATCGACGTGTACAGATAATTTTAGGTAAATAACTAATGtctatctttttttaaatataactatactaTGATTTTTGAGGATTTTTATTGCTTACCTATTAAACCATGAACCAAATTGgcgtcttttatttttaaatttatttagaataatacgTTTATTGAAGTATTAATTGTGACGTcgttagtatattttatttactaaaaagtAATTAGTTTTTCGCTtgaggaaaatatttaaaaattaattttattctggCTGTTGACTTGTTTGTTGCCAAGGTTAAATGACAAATAGCaggtatattaatttttttgtcgtaaatcatataataaactaaaataattaatttgtcttCAAAGAtgggagttttttttattattatactttgaaGAGGTTCTATATCAAGTACGATTGAATTGCTTAGATACATAGCCTGACAGATGTTTTGTGAAATATCGAATGTACAAGCAAGCAAATGTAAAagaatttgtgaatatttttttgttactataaCTCAAAACTACTCaagagattttaaaaattcttttacggaagctatatgtatttttactaaataacgTTAGCTACGTTATGTATTCTTGCTTTCCCAGTTCAACCCAGGCGAAGCAGGGGCAAGCtgctagtttaaatattactaacgtgaaatttggtaaaaacCAGCtgatatatatgtagtataatgaaatttggtacgtacatagTTTATATACTGGATAAGCACataagctactttttatcTGGATACGAGTGAAGTAAATCaatctagttttatatatgaacATTTTTCAAATGCTAGGATGAGAGTATAAAGAATTCtttcttaattcaaattaaatcttaatgtacaaaaaatgCTTCCAAGGTGATGCAAAGAAAACGCGAATTCagctttcatatttattaaacacaatatcATCGCTTTCTCTTCTTTCCCTTGGACTTGTGTTTCAGCCTCTGCTTGATCTTGTCTTTTCTCAACCTTTCTTTGACGATTTGCTGCGTATCTCTCATCTCGTTAGCTCCCTGCATCTTCTTCGACACACGTTCGTTGTGCTTCATCCAGCGCGGACGGAACTCTGACGCTGTGGAagttttttgaatataaaatactttatataagtgatagtacctggatgaccgagctttgctcggtttacCTTCGTGAAgtttccaagatcgtttaggcatttttttttaagtaaacacgtgcattaagaagacacaaaacaatataaacaattagtctaa
It encodes:
- the LOC119840410 gene encoding ATP-dependent RNA helicase DBP10-like, which encodes MIRTESGGRVPASYRSGKYDEWRRRNHADADAPAQAKPPSEFRPRWMKHNERVSKKMQGANEMRDTQQIVKERLRKDKIKQRLKHKSKGKKRKR